The genome window ttagttgtggcaggtgggctcttcaGTTGAGagatgcatgcaggatctagttccctgaccagggatcgaacctgggccccctgcattaggagcacagagtcccaaccactgcgccactagagaAGTCCCcagcaaagaatttttaaaagccaggtgaggaCAGGGGTTCGTAGGGtctgtgatcagcttgtgcacaattctctgattggctgatggtgaggtcacagtgcggtgtcacaggggttaacattatcgatccttaggctccaggaggccttgGGGACTATGTGCTcttggtcatcaagtagttaacatcttccactTGGTGGGGGATTTttacatctgcaaaacaactcaggaaatgtacCTCAGATACTGTTATCCGGGTggttcagagaggagctaaagcagaggatatagGGGAAGggcctgtcccaggaaggccccatagggtcctgctcggttacaccCTCTCTATCCTAAAGGGAAAtgcttcttctctttcccctcacTTTTTTTTGGGTACTCCCTGGAGGAGAGTCCTTAGATCTGCTGAAACCTGATAGTTCAGACTTATTCCTGGACTCTTTGGACTCTCCCAGTTCCTTCCCTGCCCCACGGTGCTGAGAGAGAAAGCCTGTCCATGGTGAACCCTGACTGTTCTCTAGATTTTGTGGGCACTGGGAACAAAGAAATGAGCAGGACAGACTGTGGGGTTCATGTCTCAAGGATATTGGGTCTAGCAGGGAAATCTGACATCTTTCAGCAAATCCTCAGGTGGTTTGTTAATGACACCTGAGACCTGCCTTCTGCCCAGATGGGGATAGGGCATTGTCAGGGATGCAGGACTTTTCAGCTCAGGTCTGAGTTGCTAGAGACTTTgaggaggagggtgggtgggatTCCAACTCACCAGGGGGAGTTCCAGGCCTTTGCAGCACTGGTGTCAGTTTCTAAAGCCCAGGTCTGCCCCTTTCATGGGCTCTGACCCCAGGGTAACACCTCCACCTGGCCATTTACCCTCCGATTGCTGAAGACTCACACTTCCTTCACCTCCGCcccctttcatttttctccatccctctgctctccacaccctctcctgcactTTTTCTTCATCATCTCTGGGAACTGCTCCAATTGTCTtacagtaacaaaaacaaaaacaactgttCGTGGAATAGAGACACGGACGTAGGGAATGGCCGTACGGATACAGGAgtgggtgggacgaattgggagattgggattgacatatatacactactatgtataaaatagataactaatgagaacctactgtatagcacagggaactctactcgatgctctgtggtgacctaaattggaaggaaatacaaaaaagaggggatatatctatacgtatagctgattcactttgaaactgaaactaacacagcattgtaaagcaactatactccaataaaaattaatttaaaaaaaagaccaaggagggcttccctggtggcgcagtggttgagagtcctcctgccgatgcaggggacacgggttcgtgccccggtccgggaagatcccacatgccgcggagcggctgtgcctgtgagccatggccgctgagcctgcgcgtgcggagcctgtgctccgcaacgggagaggccacagcagtgagaggcccgcgtaccgcaagaaaaaaagaccaaagaCCCCTGCTCATTATTTAGCTCTATTAATATGACCCAATCTTATTCTCAGAGTGATTCCTTGTACATGCCAGTGTGCTCactctcacctcagggcctttgcactggttgTTCTCTGTGTCCTCTGTATCCTCcttcaccttttttaaaaaattaaattaaaaaaatttttaaacatctttattggagtataatttctttacaatggtatgttagtttctgctttataacaaagtgaatcagctatacatatacacatatcgccatatctcctccctccctcttgcatctccctcccaccctccctatcccacccctctaggtggttacaaagcaccgagctgatctccctgtgctatgcggctgcttcccactagctacctatttcaCATCTGGTAGTAttattagtccatgccactctctcactttgtcccaacttacacttctacctccccatgtcctcaagtccattctctacatctacatctttattcctgtcctgcccctagcttcttcataacctgatttaattaaaaaaaatttattggagtatagttgaattacaatgctgtgttagtttctgctgtacagcaaagtgagtcagttatacatatacgtatatccactcttttttagattcttttcccatataggtcattacagagtattgagtagagttccctgtactatatggtaggtccttactagttatctgttttatataggaatggataaagaagatgtagtacatatacacaatggaatattactcagccataaaaaagaaaagaacaaaataatgccatttgcagcaacacgaatGGACCTAGAGCTTGTCATAATCAGTGAAgtgagacacagaaagacaaatatgatattgcttatatgtggaatctaaaaaaatggtacaaatgaacttatttacaaaacagagagtcacaggtgtaaaaaacaaacttatgtttaccaggggggaaagggagggggagggataaattgtgagactgggattaacatatacacctCCTTCACTTTTTAAGGTCCTTAAACCAAATGTCCCCTTCTCAGAGAGATCTTCCCTAACTACTTAATTTAAAACTGCCGTCCtatatacagcacagtgactatagttaatcatacagtattgcatatttgaaagttgcttacaagttctcatcacaagaaaaaaaattttgtaactatgtatggtgacagatgtgaACTAGACTTACTATGATCCTTTTGCAGTATATTCAaacattgaatcattatgttgtatccttgaaactaatataatgttataatatagtcaattatacctcaataaagataataatataaaTCGAAAACCTTGTTTGTACAAAAACTTGTatgtaaatgttcatagcagcattattcatgacatccagaaagtggaaacaatccaaatgtccatcaactgatgaatggataaacaaaacgtggtatcTCGAcacatatatccaaaatataatggagtattatttggttatataaaggaatgaagtataaaccttgaaaacattatgctaggtgaaaaaGGCCAGTCACAAAGACCATATATTGTGTATTCCACTTATGAAGAATGCCCAGAAtcagcaaatctatagagacagaaaatagattagtggttgcccagGGCAGGGGGTTGTGGAGTTTGGGTGAAATCGGGTCTAAGGACTGTCATtgagtatggggtttctttttggggtaatggaaatgctttaaatttgattgtggtgatggttgcacagctctgtgaatagattaaaaaccattgaattgtatactttaaatgagtgaatgttatatgaattatatctcaataaagctgttaaaaagaaaactagaatatATCCCTCCACCTTCATCCCTACTTTGTTCCTCAAAAGTGGGATCTTATATCTTTCTTAATTTGCTTATTGAGGGAATTCCTGATGGTCTAGTGGTTAGTACTCcgagctctcactgctgagggcactgtcggggaactaagatcccgcgtgccctgtagtgcagccaaaaaagaaaaaaattttttgcttacTGATTATATTCATGGACTCTGACACTAGAATGTTAGCTCCTGGAGGACAGATTTTTTTGGGTTGTTTCACCAATGAGTCCATTGTATTCCCAGGCATAAGACTTAGGAACATCGTAGGCGCCCAATGAATATCTGCTGTGGGAATGCTGAGTGTCCCAAAAGTCTAATTACTCTGTCAGTCTTGTCTCTCCACCTTCACCCTGGCCTCCTTCTACAAATCCTGCCTTGATCCCCACCGCTCAGATGAAGTAGACACGACAACCAATCTTGTTCCAAGTTGGCCTCTGGGCTCCATACacgtttgttgtatttttgatCAGGATCGCAGtatcttcctctctctgtctctctgtctctctgtctatctgtctctctctctgtctctctgtctctctctctacctcAGAAAGAACAAGAACCCTCTGTGCCTTCCCTGTTTGGACCCCAGACAGTGCTGGTCCTGGGTGCGGTGGGGAAGAGGGGGCAGAGATTTGGTAAATCCTGAGGATGGGATGGCTGGGAAACTCAGAACACTTAAGGCCACTTTCCTAATGTGCCCCAATTTGGGAAGCCTTTGGGAAGCTGTCTGTGGCTCCCCTGTGGTGAACGGGCTGAGGTGGGGGTGCAGTAAGGAACCAAgatcagcaagtctgtgtctggTACCACTGAGACCCTTCCTGGAAACTTCGGTTCCAAGGACTTGAGGGGCATGAGACATCCTAGCTATGTGTTTCTGCTGTCCCCGTGTGTCTCAACTTGGAACTGCATGAATTCAGAGTGTCAATACCAGCACCTAAGCCCAGCTTTGAGAATGCCGCCCTCAATCTCCCATGACACTGAGGGTCAATCCGCCTGAAAAGATGCCTCTAGGAGGATGTCGGTGCATCAGACAGCCTCTAAGGTGGCTAAGATCCCAAAGATTCCTGCCCGCTGGTATTTACTCCGTGTGTAATGGCATCTCCTTGAATATGGGCGGGACATGTGACTTGCTTCCAACAAATGGAATACagcaaaaatgataaaaactcCTTCTGATACTGGATTGTAAAGATTGTGATTTCATCCTGTTGTACCCTCCTCCTTCTCATCTTCGctcatcccttcctccctccccctcctcccttttcccctccctccctacctctctctctctgtctcagtctctttccctttctgtctctgtctttctgccCTATAAAAAGGTCCATATGTCCAGGAACTGTCACCAATCAGCAGAGAACTGAGATCTGAGGTTAGAAACGGATCTCCTGTCGTTGGTCAAGATATTAGATGACCACAGTCTCTgctagcatctttttttttaactttttattttatattggagtatagccgattaacaatgttgtgatattttcaggtgcacagcaaagcaactcagccatacatatacacgtatccattctcccccaaactcccttcCCATCTAGGCTgtcacataacattgagcagagttccctgtgctatacagtaggtccttgtttgttgtccattttaaatatagcagtgtgtacatgtcaatcccaaactccctaactatcccttccccccaacctCTCTCCCTGGTAACTAttataagtttgttctctaagtctgtgagtctgtttctgtttgtaaataagttcctttgtatcatttctttttagattctgcatataagtgatatcataggatatttctctttctctgtctgacttacttcactcaatatgacaatttttaggtccatccatgttgctgcaaatggaattatttcattctttttaatggctgagtaataatccattgtatatatgcaccacatctttatccatttctctgttgatggacatttaggttgcttccatggcttggctattgtaaacagtgctacaatgaacattggggtgcatgtatccttttggaccatgtttttctctggatatatgcccaggagcgggattgctgggtcatatggtagctctatttttagttttttagggaacctccatactgttctccacagtggctgtaccagtttacattcccaccaacagtgtaagagggttcccttctctccacactgtctccagcatttgtcgtttgtggattttttttttttttcagtacgcagtcctctcactgttgtggcctcacccgttgtggagcacaggctccagccgcgcaggctcagcggccatggctcacgggcctagcagctccgtggcatgtgggatcttcccggaccagggcacaaacccgcgtcccctgcatcggctggcggactctcaaccactgcgccaccaggaaagccccactataaccacttttattcaacacagttttggaagtcctagctatggcaatcagagaagaaaaagaaatgggaatccaaattgtaaaaggagtttaactgtcactgtttgcagatgacatgatactatacatagaaaatcctaaagatgctaccagaaaactactagagatcatcaatgaatttggtaaagtgagccatggcctctgagcctgcgcgtccagagcctgtgctccgcaacgggagaggccacacggtgagaggcccgcgtaccgcaaaaaaaaaagaaaaaaaaattttgaaaagaggaACATCTATTAATTGCAGAGACCTAAATACAGGAGTGATAAGACATGACATTTAATCCTATTACCAGTTTTACAGTGCAAATATGACCAAATAATGACAAATTCATAGGAGTTAAACGAATAGAAGAACATCAAAGAAAAGGATCtgtaaaaaaaattcaggatTCTGTTTgtccctggaggggagggggtgatgCAAGTGGGAGAACAGTTGCATTCTATAATGTCGGCATTGCTTTAACTTCAGGATAGGTATGTGCATGTTTATTATGTTACTATTCCTGCAGAACTACACATAGGTTTTAAGCTCTCCTTTGTATATGATATTTTAACAAGTAAAATTGAGGAAAGGCCCTTCCATATTCttaattctaaatatatttcccaTGTTCTTCTAATATGGGTCATGCAGCTTAGAATTTAGAGGTCATCAGAATCTCCAAAAGTATTCATTAAGAGTTCTATAATCCCTTACATGTCTCCCCAGAGGTTCAAAGTCAGTGGTTCTTGCTGGAGGTCAGGGAAACCTCAGTATGAACGAAGGTCTCAGGTGATTCATCTCTGCAGCTGTTCTGTGGCCATCAATGGAGGAAGCTCTGCACTAGAGTGAACAGGAATGCCAGGCAGGGAGCTGTTTCCCATGTTGGTGCTGAAAATAAAACCACCCCTCAACCACCAGTGAACAGAAAGTTCTTCACCCACTCTTGACTCTCCCTTGACAGCTCCACTGTTTTCACCTCACCCACAGAGATGATTCTGACTGGTGGCCTCTTGTTTCTGTGCTTCTGGGGGAAGTGATCCTGCTTATTTTGCcagcttccctttctcctcttcctaaGGAACGGCACCAAGAAACGGGGGAGaacttaaacaagctttatttgggagcgctcccgggcgaggttcactggtccgagagaaaggggccggagaagtcgcgcccgggcgagggtttgggcagaatttataggggaagaagggaaaggggtgtggtgaatccgggagggcgcagggtattccttatttggtggtcttttcgggtatcgtggcaatatctggtgccggtcgcatcagtcttgggaccgttagtcccacccctcgaaaggcgggaaggctgggccgggtggaaaatcctcaggtcagttcctggaactgggtggtccggaaagtctccaggtcagtttctggaactgggtggtccggagagtttcggtctgatgcaacctgtgagtctgattgcgttcccctgcctcgggccagttggccttacactcTTGTCTTATTCTCAACATCTCCTTGTCAAAGGAAAGTAGTTCTCCATAGAATAAGACACATTTAATAATTTTCCATGAAGGCCCTAAGTCTGCACCCAATCTGCTAAGACATCAATGATACAATTAATTTTATTCAAGGATGTTTCTCTATGTGGACTCCACTAGAGATGTGTAAGAAACAAagcaatagggacttccctggtggtgcagtggttaagaatctgcctgccagtgcaggcgacgcgggttcgagccctgatccgggaagatcgcacatgccgtggagcaactaagcccgtgggccacaactactgaacctgcgctctagagcccagaagccacaactactgagcccacatgtcacaactactgaagcccacgtgcctagagcccatgctccacaataaggcAAGCCCCCGCGctccacaactagggaaagcccgcacagcaacaaagacccaatgcagccaaaaaataaattaattttttaaaatgcttaacttaaattaaaaaaaaaagaaacaaagcaatatAAGATGactgaggagggacttccctggtggtgcagtggataagactacgtgctcccaatgcagggggcctgggtttgatcagagaactagatcccatatgtgTGCCaccactaaggagcccacgtgttgcaactaagacccagtgcaactaaataaatataaaaaaaaagttgaggaaaaaaatatgactAAGGAGAGAAGTAAAAGCTCAGATACAGTCTTACAAATAAGCCAGTGaagcccatcaacagacaaatggataaagaggatgtggtacatatatacaatggaatattactcagccataaaaaggaacgaaattgggtcatttgtagagacttggatggacctagaggctgtcatacagagtgaagtaagtcagaaagagaaaaacaaatactgtatgctaacatatatatatggaatctaaaacaacaacaacaaaaaggttatgaagaacctaggggcaggacaggaataaagacacagatgtagagaatggacttgaggacaccaggagggggaagggtaagctgggacgaagtgagagagtggcatggacttatatatactaccaaatgtaaaatagatagtgagTGGGAAGccaccgcatagcacagggagatcagctcggtgctttgtgaccaccaagaggggtgggatagggagtgtgggagggagatgcaagagggaggagatatggggatatatgtatacgtatagctgattcactttgttatacagcagaaactaacacaccattgtaaagcaattatactccaataaagatgttaaaaaaaaagaatgagaaaaacaaatatcgtatagtaatgtgtatatgtggaatctagaaaaatggtacagatgaactggtttgcagggcagaaatagagacacagatgtagagaaccaacatatggacaccaaggggggaaagtgggggtggtgatggcggtggtgggatgaattggagattgggattgacatatatacactaatatgtataaaatagataactaataagaacctgctgtataaaaaagataaaattcaaaaaaaagccAATGAGaagatttcaaaggaaaaacaatgcCAGAAGATTACCAAACTTTGCCCTGCTtacctaacaaatatttattttatcatattattCACACCAATGGAAAAGGCTGATAAATGtaacaataaatgaaaacaaatctaaCTGCTGAAGCAAGTGATAAAGTTATGTGAAGACAATAGGATTATAAGAGTTAAGAAGATATGCAAGATATGGAACACAGCAATACtagttaaattttattgaagcattGTCCTGTTTTTGTCCAGTAATTACACTACATATGATAAGAGTAAGGTTCTCATAGTAATCATTTCCCCTATACCAGGAATTAGATTAAGTAGGTGGCGTATGATCCTGTTCTTAGTGATAAGATTGAAGGTAATACCTTATGGATGATGCCACGGAAATATCCATTATAAATAGTCCCTCAATTAACCTCAGACCCAGGGAAGGTCAGTCAGGGTTTTttgttatttgggtttttttcctctgggaCTCATGTCTAGATATGATACCTGcatctgtgaagccacctgggtCCATGAGGGGAATCAGCCCTAGCACGAAGCCACTTcatggaggaatgaatgaatctctACTTTCCTGCTCCTGCGCAATTTTCTACCTCTGAGATCCTTGTAATGAAGATATCTTTATTGTTTGCACATATTAGACTCAGGACTAATTTCTCTTATTAGGAAGAAAGTCTTCCTCACTGGTCAATTTCAAACATCACACAATCATTTCAAACTACTGAGATAATCTAATCACAAAAAATTGTATACAAAATGAAGCTGAGTGTTCTGGGTGCTAATGTTGCCCCACACATGTACAATTTACCAGTGACCGGTCTCAAGGATTCCTGATCTGGGGTATGAAAGATCAACCACTACGTCCCACAGTAGGCTTAACTCTGGGGTGCAGTTCACACGGTGCTACCCATAGAATCGAGCAGAATCTACTTCTGCATGACCACAGACTTCTTTAAATCATTTCCTTGACCTATCCACCTTTTCCCACTTCCCTTGTGCTCAGAACATTCCCCACAAAATTACTATACCATGAACCTCTGCCTCAAATTCAGCTTCCATAGACCTTAACTGAAGAAACTTTTCTTAGAGAATGGAAATcacagtgctaaaaaaaaaaaaaaaagagcacttcAGGTTTTAACCCTAAGTTAAAATGCACTTAGCCATCATGTTATCTATTTACCAAAGAACCTACTGATGAAAGAGTCAGGCATTCTAGCTCATCAGTATTCCTTTTACTTTGATTCATTCTAGTGAACCCATCCCAAATCGGATGGCACaatcacagaaaagaaatactCTACCAATAAGTTTCCTCAAAACTCCCTTCATGTCTCTGTTCCTCAGGCTGTAGATGAAGGGGTGCATCACAGGAGTGACCACAGTGTACATCAGTGAAGCCACTGCAGTCCTCCTGGAAGAGTCAGTAACTGCCGAACTAATGTACACCCCAAAAGCTGTCCCATAGAAAAAGGAAACCACTGAGAGGTAAGACCCACAGGTAGAAAAAGCTTTCTACTTTCTGCCTGATGAGGGCATTTTCAAAATGGAGGAAACAATTTGAATATAAGAGAAAATGATTCCAGAAAGAGGAACACCAGCAAATATGCCAGCTGCAAAATATACCAGGATGTTACTGATGAGGGTATCAGAACATGCAAGTTTGATGACCTGAACAACTTCACAGAAGAGGGAGATTTCCAGGTCTGTGCAAAAGGACAGTTGCAGCACCATCAGACTATGGAGCAGGGCATCGGCAATGCTAATGAACAAGGAGAGTAGAATCAGCTGAACACAGAGGCAGGGGTTCATGCTGACTGTGTATCTTAGTGGGTGACAAATAGCCACATAACGACCGTAGGCCATTATtactaaaaggagaaaaatttcccaacaaacaaaagtcggAACAAAGCTGATCTGGGTGAGGCAGCCTCTGTAAGTGATGCTCTGATTCTGTGCTTGGATGTTCTCCAGGATCTTTGGGATCGTGATGGTGCTGAAACAGATGTCAGTAAAGGACAGATTGGAGAGAAAGAAGTACATGGGAGTGTGGAGTTGGAAGTCAGAGATGACAGCCTAGATGATGAGAAGGTTTCCCAGGACGGTGATCACGTACACGAACAGGAACAGTTTGAAGAAAGTGGTCTTCAGTTCTGGATCCTCTGTCAGTCTCACGAGAAGAAATTCTGAAACATCTGTTTGGTTTCTGGGTTCCATACTGTTGATAAACCTGATGGAAAAGATGTGGTCCCTAGTCCAGCAGCAGGAGTATCACCAGAGGCAAACACCAGTTTGGGAAGGGAAGTAATGGAATGGAGGGATGCTTTCCATAtgcttgttattttgttattttgaaaaaagaCCTGAAGTTAATAAAGCAGTGTGTCAACATTTGTTAATTCTCGAAAGGATCTAGGaatggtcattttaaaaattacactatGATGTTCTGATTATTTATAACATTTGGTAACTTTATTAGGAGAAACAGGTAGTCAGGCTGATGAGTCTAACTGGATTGCCCCCTCCTTTCTCAGAGATCTCACAGCCTGGCAACAGAGATAACACAGAGCTGTGTTAAAAACACAGAACTGGAAGATACAGTAAAACTGCCCAAGCCTCCTCCCCGAAACCACTACAGAAATGAAGTTAAATGCCCGCCAAGTTGAAAACAATCACCATGTTTGTAGATGAGCGTGTTCTTTGCCATTGTGGAGAGAGAGTAGGAAACTGACAGCATGAGAGCTCTTTGAGGATTTCAGGAAAGGTACGAGGGAACATGTCAAGATGGGAGACAGGCATGAGGCAAATGAATGCCTTGGTTCTAATCATTTTATGCATGTCCTTTCCTCACAGTTTCCCCTGGATAAACTTGTGGTAAAACACCTGCCCTGATTTCCAAACATTAACAAAGGGACATTTTGCTACCTGGATGACTTCACCGTGCAATGATGGAATCTCTCCTAGAGATGCAATGATGCATCTCTGCTAGATGTTCAGTGATGGAGACTAAAGTTCTATAAGAGGAGAGGGACTGAGTGAAGCTCCAGGCTCCTGGGCAAGAAGGCTTATCTCCAGGAGGAGGTACAGGTGTGCTGTTTCTTTACCGGGGAAATGCTGTTGAGTGCGGTTTTCACAATTTGTAGTCTCTGTACCTTTGGAGGACCAATATCCAAAGCTCCTCATTAGCCAAACAATTTCATCATCACTCTGATGCCAGTGCAGTGCAAATCCTTAAAGGCCAAGAAGATATAATGGAACAATTCAGGGTGGTTGATTCCCTGATGCTATGAAGCCAGGTGTTCATCATTCACTGCTCCACCTCTTTCTGTTCACATGTATTTCACATACAATGCAAATGTGGACAAACCATTCTTCTCTAACTGGACTCTAGTCTTTTTTTAGATACAACCAATGGCATATCTATGCAATCAATGGTATCAGGAAGCCTGGTTATAACTGTAGGTtatgaagttatttatttattcattcattcattcatttcagccatataagaaggaatgaaattctgacacattacaacatggataaaccctaaaaacattatgctctgcgaaataagccagacaaaaaaggacaaatattgtatgatttcagttataAGGTACATAGA of Delphinus delphis chromosome 3, mDelDel1.2, whole genome shotgun sequence contains these proteins:
- the LOC132421676 gene encoding LOW QUALITY PROTEIN: olfactory receptor 7G1-like (The sequence of the model RefSeq protein was modified relative to this genomic sequence to represent the inferred CDS: substituted 2 bases at 2 genomic stop codons), with product MEPRNQTDVSEFLLVRLTEDPELKTTFFKLFLFVYVITVLGNLLIIXAVISDFQLHTPMYFFLSNLSFTDICFSTITIPKILENIQAQNQSITYRGCLTQISFVPTFVCWEIFLLLVIMAYGRYVAICHPLRYTVSMNPCLCVQLILLSLFISIADALLHSLMVLQLSFCTDLEISLFCEVVQVIKLACSDTLISNILVYFAAGIFAGVPLSGIIFSYIQIVSSILKMPSSGRKXKAFSTCGSYLSVVSFFYGTAFGVYISSAVTDSSRRTAVASLMYTVVTPVMHPFIYSLRNRDMKGVLRKLIGRVFLFCDCAIRFGMGSLE